The Lycium ferocissimum isolate CSIRO_LF1 chromosome 8, AGI_CSIRO_Lferr_CH_V1, whole genome shotgun sequence DNA segment ATTTAGGAGATTTAATCACCACATAAATATCATTAACATTAATTAAAAACACTTTGTTGCACCTTTTTTCCGCCTTATAAATAATATACGCAAAGTTATGCGAGAATTTATGTGTTATTTTCTACGAGATAAAATGTGGAAAAGAAATACGGATATTAGTAATACATTTAAAACTGCCAAAAAGCTATAGTAGTCCCCATAATaggaataattttttattttgtttaaaaagtAGATAATTATTTCAAACTATTATACTAATATGTAATATATCATAACTAAACACCCGACATGAAATAATTCATGCATTCTACGATCATTTCATtatcggaaaagggtcaaatataaccctgtactatcagaaaagggctaaatatacccctcgttatactttaggtccAAATATGCCCCtgtcgttatactttggggctaaatatacccctcctccgtTAAGTTGTCCTAAGTGGACATGTATTCACACATGACATTAGCATTTTGATGATGTGGAggccacgtggcatgccacctcacacCCCCAACTACCGCCGCCGCTGCCTCCATTAACCCGTCCAATACTCATTGTCTTGAATAAATAGATCTACGTTGGACTGTCAACTTGCAATTTTTCTGATTCATCACCAAGATTAATTAGGTACAAATCCGCCTTAGCCTAGAGTTTCTTATTAAAGATTGAAACCATGTGTTTATTTAAAGGCCGTTGTTGAAGAAGCTACGTGTGGTTGTCCTTTAGTTAGGTCCTTGTGTGGCATGCTTCCGTCAAGGCGCTGTCATCGTCGATATGACTACTTCCGAACCTACCCTAGCCGTCGAAATTCACTCCGCCGTCGGCTGCTCCGCTATGAACGCCCCCTTTGGGCGTAGTGATGATGTGAGGGGAGGAAGTAAAATGGGTTGGGGGTGTGAGGTGACATGCCACGTGACGTCCACCTCACTAAAATGCCAATGCCATATGTGAATATATGTCCACTTTGCACAACTTAacggaggaggggtatatttgaactcgttatacccaaagtataacgaggggtatatttaacccttttcgtTTCATTATTGATTCTTATATTACAATCTCTTCATCCACTATCCATCCATTCATTATTAATCTGTAAATTATAATCCTTGCATTATTAATTCTACACTGATAGTCATAATTAGTCTCAACCAAATGACCCTTTACTGTTTCACTTCTGGTTCcaaattaaactttttatttttttgttttttattttcaagtgtgaatatatatatccatattgGGTGGTAGAAGCAAGGAATATATGACTCCAGCAGATGCTAAACTACCAAAGCATCCACTGTCAGTCTTCCATGGAAAATTAGCAAatatctaaaagaaaaaaatttcacctaTCATCGTTGCTTTTCCCACGGATTGACATAATCTGTTTTCAGTTATCCCGTAAAATCTTCTACCAGGAAAATTTAGAAAGAAACGAATCTACACAATTAGTTTTTCTTCAGGGAGGGGGTTGATTACTGATGGTTATGCATTCATCTACGTTTCAACCTGCCATCGGCAGAATTACACCTTTCaacattttatatttaaaaacaaaaacaaaagactCCCTTGCCTTGCGTTAACAATTCACTGTCGACTTAAGATACTGGTTGGGAGTGGAAAATGTAGTAATTCACCCACCAAGACGATATGATCTCCCTCTGAATGCTACACCAGAACCGTTATCAGGTTGCACAGGGTTCGTTGTTGCTACACCAGAACCCCTATCAGGTTGTGCAGGATAAGCTGTTGCTCCACCAACCCTATAAGATCTCCCTCTGAAAGTTGCACCAGAATTATCAGGTTGTGCAGGAGTAGCAGCTGGTGCACCAATCCTCCAATGCATAACCAGTTTATGTCTATGCATCACCAGTCAAAGAAATTtgcagaaaaaaatatattcattTCTTAAGTGCAGAAAAAATGAGCATTTTCTTAACCTCCTCCTTTTGTTAAGATTTTGTTAGGTGGAAATCAGAAATAAAATCCAGATTAGCCAAGGACAACCtacccaaaaaacaaaaaaaaaaagggggcagcccgatgcacaaagcatcccgGGTTAGCAAAGTTCGGGGAAGGGCTGCACCTCAAGGGTGTGATGTAGACAACCTACCCTAATGCAACCATTAGTGGCTCCTTCCACGACTCGAACCCGTGGCCTATAGGTCACACGgagacaacaaaataaaatttaggtCTATGAAGCATTCAACTGCAATGACCTACCTCTCTGGTGCTGCTCTGTGAAAAGATACTAATATGGTGATTTCAAATAGCAAGTTAAAAGAACATCTAGATGACCATTGGTCAAACTGCAATCAAAAGGATACACCCACATTGGTGTCTTCAGCAAGTTCTTCCCAGTGGCAAGTGGATGCAACACGGTTAAGAAGTAATAGAGATGTCCAGCAATGATCCCCAAGAGATCTGGCAAAATTGGTGAACCAAAAATAACATCTAAACCCAGCATGGCCCAAGGCAAGTAAAATGCCTGCAAGTCGGATAGGAAGAAGCTTTTCACCAATGGACAATTAAGATAAAGAACATACGAACCAGAGAGGCTTGAAATATCTAAATGAAAGCACAGAAGCATACCTTTAAGGTCACAAGACcataaatgttgatattagcaTTTGGGAATTCTCTACTCCAGACATACAGAAGCATGAAAACCAGCGAGATACCCAAGAACGGGGACCAGAAGAATGGGATTGCAGATAAAGCCTACAGCGAAACaacaaattgaaaaaatgaaagattGGTTTTATGCGTATCAAAGGAATCAAACACCATCTTCACTGTAAAATAACCAGCAGAACTGTAAATAGGATAGCAAGGGGAAAAAGTATGAGGTCACAGCTAAAACAGGCTCATGTCTTGGCCTCTTGGGTAATTTACTCTCTAAATGTTCTTCAGCATCTACATACCAACAATGTCAAAGCTCCAAATATCATCATCCACAGAAAATCTGCTGTTCGTCTTTGAAAAGGTCCACTCTCCAGTTGCACTCCATATCTTGCTCtataacatcaagaagcaacaatcataattatttcttaaaacGGTAAAAAGGAGACCTTTTTGCATTTCATATCTAATTGCATTCTTTAATAGCGCACGACTACCACTCAAAAGTGGTGAGTACTTACATCATTAAGAGGCGAATGCCAAAATTAATTGAGAACTTcccaagaaagaagaaatttgCAATCAATCTCCATACCTGAACCAAATGTAGCATCCTATAATtatttgagaaaataaaacataaaaaaggaatTACATGTATCAGGGGTACTCGAACAAAAAGCATTTCAGGCACCATGATCTAGGCACGTGCATGTGATGAAAAGTGTTCGTTTTCTGGCCTCAGCATCATTTAATTTAATGCAAATCAACAAAAGAACATTACTTACTATTATCTTTTGTGGAAGTAAAGACATGTAGCACAAGCCGAGAATTGTTAAGAGTAGGCATTGATTATTTGATTATCAAGAAATACTAGAAAATTCAACAATTCAATGATACGGTGCTTTAATCAAAACTATAAGTAGGCGTTTTCCTAAAACTAAAATATTTAATACCGTTATAAAGTAAAAGCAttgtaataaaataaagtagcAAGAacagagatagagagagaaaaaagtaacttttctttccttttcgatttttttttttttttttttttgtattgctATTTGCAATCCCTTTTATAGGCATAAATCGGTACAAGACTTGGAGAAGTCATCCTTCTACGGTAGTAAGAGTGGGGTCCATCACATGGGCATCCACATATATGAATTATTTACAACATTCCCCATGGATGTCCATGTAAAAAAGAAATtctagcccaaaaaaaaaaaaaaaagtgtaccTAGTTAGTCGTAATACGCATTGCTttctgcctcattaaaaacttTACCGGTAAACCAAGTAGGACAAAACCTTggttaaggaaaagaaaatgcaGCGCATATTTTACTCTCCGGATGAAAACATCATTTAGTGTCTCGGAGACGACGCATTCCAATCTTGTATATCAGCTTCACTGTGAACATATCTGTCAAACTATCACTTGAACGAACACCTATATCACCGTTCTAGCGAAGAACATGAGTTAAAAAAATTTGGTGAAATATGTTTTGTTCCATCTCCTTTAAGGTAGTCTCCTCTTAGTTGAGCTATGCATGCAGGATTGTCTTCGTATAATGTTGCTGGAATATGCCTCTCCAATGAAAGGCCACATGTTTCCTGGATGTCTTATGTTATTGATCTCAACCAAATGCATTCTCGACTTGCTTCATGAATGGCTATTATCTCTGCATGCTTGGAAGAAGTAGCAACCATAGATTATTTTGTTAAACGTCATGATATGGTTGTACCTCCACATGTAAATAAATAACCTGCCTAAGATCGACCTTTATATGGATTAATGGTCCCTCGGAGGTATTTAAATATATGCTTTATACCATTCTAGTTTCTTGACATCATCGGAAAGAATTATTTATCATGGTCCTTGGTGCAGAAATTCATCTTGACGCTAAAGGTCTTGGGAATAATATTAAACAAGGAAATGAAGCATCAACTCAAGATAGCAATACCAAGCCattcggggtgacataaggttaGTATCCCCGAAAACATTATGGAGCTAACATGAACATCATCAAGCCTTGGCCaagatacaaaaatatacatagGATCTCTCATCTAGCTTACTTAACATAATATGGAAGGAAGGAACATGGACATTGCTCACTTAGAGTAGAATCGTTTCTTTTGGGACGTTCGTTTGCATATACATGTAGTTGGACTCATGCCATAGAAGAACagaagccttaacatacctttatgaCGCTTCGCTTGCTTGCCACAACAACCTGCTCGTTATGCTTCAATCTCAACCTATAATCATAAGCCAATGCTGTTATCACAATTTGCCAATCCTAATTTTACGTATCTAAGTGACAGGTAATTTCTACGataattcgggcagcatttcctacATTTTTCAGATCCATGATGAccataataataacaacaacccaTCCTAATTCAAGTTCATATAACTCAATTTATAGTCAGTAGGCCGATACCTCGAGCAACAAGCTCGGTTTACACTCCACAAGgctattccttttctttttttttaagttataatTGATTATAATTACAAGGTAATCAgtttacaacttcaatttccaGCTATATCCATCATTACATCTTTCCCTACCAATCCAACAAGCTATcataatcaattccaaattcTAGTGTCGAATTCATGGATTTCTCATTTGCATGTTCAAATCCCAAGCTATATACACCTAATTCCAAATAAAGGAGATGGAATCTTACCTCAATTGACTTCAACACCCAATCCTAGCCTAAAACCACATCCACTCCAAGAACGAGAAGAAGAACGATGATCCTGCAATGTTTACGAACTTCCGAGACCCAACTTGCATAGATTACTCTTGGATTATGATTTATATGGTAAATATATAGAGCGAGAGAAAGAAAGCTGATATGTAGAAAGAAGAAAGAGCAAATTTGGGGGTGAGTTGGCATGAAAATTTTCGGCCTTAGCACCTATATATACTAAACCCACCGCCTCAATGTGGGCCATATTTTTGAATGGGCCGTACCGAGTACAGTACTTCTTTGATTTGCGAACCGtctgttgcattggaaagaagactctctgaacttgaatttagaTAGATGATGCATCCCATAGCTCcttatatactaggagatatacctcctgatagttggaccaaaatcctgtccagaattctgcctAATTTTCCCCGAATTCCGACGAACTTAAATTTCTTccatttgcttgatcccgaaaccttcccaatcATGCTTATGAACCTTCTTAACTTTGGGTATAACGTAGTTGTGCCACTTGAACGCTTACGACACTTCCGCCCTTACGCTTCCATGGCCTCAACTCCCGGCGCAAATTAGCATACGGAGGGACGAAATgtaacatccccccccccccacccaaaagaacattcgtcctcgaatgttggggTATATGGAACGAGTATTTCGTCGCGAACATTACTCCAATCTTGTTAACAGTAACATCCATCCTTTGTGCTATGCATACACACCAATCTCATATACTTCCCTTCCTAAAATGAGAATAGACTAAGCCATCTTTTACCTTATGAGCTTGTTCCGTTTCTGTCTTCTGACGATCGTTACCTCCTGCTTGGTATAAACGAAAGTACTTTAGaccttatttcctttttgaCTTCCTCTGTCATCTCCTTGGTGTTCTTATTCCTTCACGATGTTTCTACCAACGTCACATTCTAAACTTTAGGTTTGCGACCTGGTAATCCCGATACCGTAACTGACTTTTTGGACAGCTTCAATCGAAACACACGGGAAGGATCTCTGATATATCCTCGTAACAACAATATGTAGAGTACCGAATAATCGGATTCTGACCTCGAAAgaattttaattcatgaattaattgCCTTAACTACCCAACAACTCAATATGGCTCGGAGTACCGAGGACTTTTGCCCATTCCGATTTCTTCGATCATCCTGCCGGAATCTTCCAGATCTCCACCTCAAACTCCAACCTCTGGCCCTAAGCCCTTGATCATGATTTCCGTAGGCTCCGGGCTACTTGCATTTGACTGTTGATCAAGTTCGCTACCCTTACTGGTTGAAGAACTAAGCAGACCCATACTATCCCGTTTTCCTGATTTTCAAACCATCCAACTGAAAGCCTGCTTTTTGCATCCACACCCACTCTCATAAGGCACCGTCTCAGTGTTGGGCCCTGGCTATTGCTGTAACCCACTCGATAAACAATGGGCATCATTCCCGGTGGTTCGAAACCTAAACCTTTCTAAAATGACTTCTAGGAGGTAGCCACGAAACGAGCCCCTCCGTTCAATGTGATAAAACCGACTCACCGAATAAGGTCCAAAGTACTTTCATTTATACCAAGCAGGAGGTAGTGATGGTCAGAAGACAGAAACGGAACGAGCTCATAAggtaaaagatgacttagtctaTTCTCATTTTACGAAGGGAAGTATATGAGATTGGCGTCTATGCGATGGGCAAGTAAGGCGACATAGCACAAAGGATGGATGTTACTATTAGCAGGATCGGGGCAACGTTCGCGACGAAATACTCATTCCATATAccccaacattcgaggacgaatgttcctaagggagagaagaatgttacatcccgtCCCCCCGTATGCTAATTCGCGCCGGGAGTTAAGGCCACAGAAGCGTAAGGGCGGAAGTGTCATAAGAGTTCAAATGGCACAACTACGTTAGTCCCAAGGTTAAGGAGGTTCATAAGCATGATTGGTAAGTATGGAAAGGTTtcggatcaagcaaatcgaagaaatttAAGTTCGTCGGAATTCAGGGAAAATTAGGCGGAATTCTAGACATGATTTTGGCCCAACTTTCAGGGGGCATCTCTCCTAGTATATAAGGAATTATGGgccttctttccaatgcaacagaCAGTTTGCAAATCAGAGTAGTACTATGCCCGCTACGGCCCGTACAAAATACGGCCCACATTGAGGCGGTGGGTTTGGTATATATAGGTGCTAAGGCCAAAAATTTTCCCCACATTGAGGCTGTGGGTTTGGTATATATAGGTGCTAAGGccgaaaattttcattccaactaccCCAAATTGGCTCATCCTCCTCTCTAAATATCAACTTtctctctttttatatataccATATAGATCATAATCCAAGAGTAATCTACGCAAGTTGGGTCTCGGAAGTTCTTAAACATTGTGGGATCATTGTTCTTCTTATTCTTGGAGTGGATGTGGTTTGGGCTAGGATTGGGTGTTGTTGAAGCCAATTGAGGTAAGATTCCATCTCCTTTACTTGGAATTAGGTGTATCTAGCTTGGGATTTGAACATGCAAATGAGAAATCCATGAATTCGACACTAgaatttggaattgattatgATAGCTTGTTGGGTTTGTTGGGATAGATGTAGTGATGGATATAGTTGGAAATTGGAGTTGTAAAACTAATTACCTTATAAATATAATCAATTATAGCTCGTATGAAAAAAGGAATAGCCTTATGGAGGGTAAACTGAGCTTGTCACTCGAGGTATCGAGCTATTGACCATAAATTGAGTTATATGAACTTGAGTTAGGAtgggatgttgttattatggtcCTCATGGATCTGGAAAATGTAAGAaatacaagggaaatgctgcccgaattatCATAGAAATTACCCGTCACTTAGATACGTAAAATTAGGATTGGCAAATTGTGATAAAAGCATTATTCTATGATTATAGGTCGAGATTGAAGCATAACGAGCGGGTTGTTGTGGCAAGAAAGCGAAGCGtcataaaggtatgttaaggcttcttcatctcctttctTCTATGGCATGGCAGGAGTCCAACTACACGTATATGCAAACGAACGTCCCACAAGAAACGATTCTACTCTAAGTCCCAAGAATGTCCATATTCCTTCCTTCCATATTATGTTAAGCTAGATGCTCCCATCTTGATGTTAACATGAAAGGCTATGAAATCATATGTAGGTATATTCTTGTATCTTGCCAAGGCTTGATGATGTTCATGTTAGCTCCATAATGTTTTCGAGGGATACCGACCTTATATCACCCCGAATGGCTTGGTATTGCTAATCCATGTGTTTCATGCATCATGTATATGCATAAGATAACACCCCGGGCTATAATCGGCGGGCATGGCACTAATCtgcgctatatatgtatattataacaCCCCGGGCTATAACGGTGGGCATGGCACTAGGGTGCAATTACACCACTGCAGTTGCGCATGTTATATGATGAGATGAGCCCCAAAGAGcagcatatatgatatgatactagCCCACAGAggcctatatatgtatatgtatatgtaaaagAGTCTGCATGCATAATGTACGCCCACAGAGGCATCGAGGTTCCAGATTGTTTCCTTCCGGTCTTCCTTACTCATGTTATCTatacttatgttatgtttatgtcatgtttatcctgccttacatactcggtacactttctgTACTGTTTTCCCTTGCGGGGACACtacattcatgcccgcaggtccgACTCCTCAAATTGACGTACCCCATCGGTAGGTTGCTCCAGTTCAGCAGTCGACCACCCAATTCCACTACTTCGGACTTGCTTTGCTGTCATTTTGGTATGCactgtatatatttatattttggatatgGCAGAGCCTTGTCCGGACTGTTATGTCAGTTAGAtgcactcttagaggctcgtagacatgtgtccTGTGCACAGGTTTCTTATGTATAGCCTTGTCAGCTCATGactagtatgtaaagcttttGGTATGGCCTTGTTATGACTTATGCATCCTTGTGGTGGCCTTGTTGGCccgtgtacatatatgtatggtTATAGTCCATGCTTCGCAAGTTGATGATGGTTGACATAATTTCTACTCGTTAGTCCGGTATACGTAGGCCTTGTCGGCCCGGG contains these protein-coding regions:
- the LOC132068817 gene encoding derlin-1, which gives rise to MSSPAEFYKSLPPISKAYGTACLLFTAASQLGLCRPDDIALLYELVFSKYQVWRLIANFFFLGKFSINFGIRLLMIARYGVQLESGPFQRRTADFLWMMIFGALTLLALSAIPFFWSPFLGISLVFMLLYVWSREFPNANINIYGLVTLKAFYLPWAMLGLDVIFGSPILPDLLGIIAGHLYYFLTVLHPLATGKNLLKTPMWVHKLVMHWRIGAPAATPAQPDNSGATFRGRSYRVGGATAYPAQPDRGSGVATTNPVQPDNGSGVAFRGRSYRLGG